Part of the Anopheles coluzzii chromosome 3, AcolN3, whole genome shotgun sequence genome is shown below.
AGCGGCGAAAGGTAATGACACCCATTACCCATTTATCTGTTTATGTGACATGTATCGGTGTGGGCTAAACTTTTCTTTCCGTTGTTTACAGGTTACATTGCAATCGTGCAAAAGCTGTTGGAGATGGGAGCTGACCCTAGCATACAGGAGAAGCATAATTACAACGCATTCGACTGGGCTTGCTTCGTGCATGGTAGCAGCACCTGTTCGGATATTCTTAAACAAGCCCTTAACAAATCGGGTTTATCAGTTCCACGCACTATGCCATTGACGCCgcacagcacaaaacaaatacTGGACGCATATCATACCTCAGTCGGAGACGATAGGATCGATCATAACTTGATTATTGATGTTATTCTACATATATGCAGGAAACATCCGGAAGGAGGCATACTAGTGTTTCTGCCCGGCTTCGAAGATATACAAGAACAATACGGGCTGTTAAACAGCAAAGTATCGAACATCCACTGCATAAGAATGTTCATGTTGCACAGTAAAATGCAAACAGCAGACCAGCATTCCGTGTTCAAGCCTGTGCCTTCGGGGGTGCGCAAAATAATCCTTTCTACAAATATTGCCGAAACATCAATCACGATGGATGATGTGGTATACGTGATAGATAGTGGAAAGGTGAAACAGAAATACTACGACTCGCTTACATCTACCAGTTCGCTAGCTGCCACGTGGATCTCGCAAGCGTGCGCCACACAACGCGCCGGTCGGGCAGGACGCACCAGACCCGGCACTTGCTTCCGATTGTATAGTCGAATGCGACACAGTGAAATGGATCAGTACACACTGCCGGAAATAATGCGAGTCCCGCTCACGGAAATATGTCTGCAAACTGCTTTGATTATAAAAGACGAGTCAATACAGGAGTTTCTAAACAAAGCAATAACAGCACCGTCAACAACCAGCATCAAACAAAGCATAAAATACCTTCAAAAGGTGGGCGCTTTGGATGATGAGGAGAGCGTAACCGATCTGGGTTACACGCTAGCGGAGCTACCGGTAGATGCGAGGCTGGGGAAAATGCTGCTTTACGGGATACTGCTGAAATGCTATGAGCCCGTCCTGCTGGTTGTTTGTATATTGAGCATCAACGATCTCTTCGTGATACCTCCCTTTCCAGGCGATAAAGAAAGGGCAAAAAAAGTTCGGCAAGATTTGGCGGAGAATTCGTACAGCGATTGCTACTGTTTGCTTCGTGCTTACCAACGATGGTTAGATGCTCGGTCTGTTCAAAAGCGCAAAGAATTGTGCAATCGACTGTTCTTAAACCACGGTAAGCTAACGATGGTAAGTGAGTTGCGCAACAAGCTTCATGCACACTTATGTTCCATCGGAGTCGTGAAATCGTATGGACCGGGAAGTGTAAAAGACTTGAACGAGTTTGCCAACAACTGGAGCCTCGTAAAAGGGATATTGCTTGTGGGATTGTATCCTAACGTGAGTTATCTGGAAAAGTATTccaaaacaatgaaaacacGGTTCGAAAAGAAGATTTTTATCCACCCGTCTTCGGTGGTCGGTGGCAAAGcttccaaaaaacaaaaaactacggACAATGCCCTTTGCTTGCCGAGTGAATGGATAACGTTTGAGGAAAAATGTAAATCGGGTAGAGGGTCCATGATACGATGCAATACAGTGATATCACCAATAACGATCGCTATCTTTGCCGGACCTTTGTCGTTGGATGATACGGAATGTATAACTAAGAGTGACGCTATGGAGCAAGATCACTGCCGTATAGCAGTAGATGATTGGATAAATTTAATGGCAAAAGAATCTGTGGCTAAATCAGTGCTGCACACCCGCAGGATGGTGCACGGGTTGTTTCTTAAGTTTATCGAAAATCCTAGAATCCATCAATCCGACTCGAACGAACGCAAGCTGTTAGATGCGTTGGGCAAAGTACTAGCAATAGAGGATCATACAATTGATGTAACGAACCAGTTAGAGTATTTCACAAAAAATGATaagcaaaaagaacaacaacaccatCGACATTACAGAAGAAGAGAACATTACAACAGGTTTTAAACCCAATTTACATCATGTTACTTTACATTTATGCAATAAAATTCATTTCAGCCAGTGCTTGATAGTTTATAATCGATTGAGTTTTGAAAATTGACCATTTTTATATAAGCTAATAGCTCCTTATATGATACTAACTAGCTTGATTGATCCATTTTTTGCTTATATTATCGGTTTCTGAACTGGGATAGGTTAACGTTCCGTTGCGGATTCGGAACAGGACCAGGAAAAGTTTCTATAAGGAATATATTCAAGGACCGATGTGAGTTCCTTATCAACTCCAAAGCCGGTATTTGTTCATGATTGGTTACAGGACCGGTATTGGTTCACTGCCAGTTCCAAGACCGGTATAGGTTTGCGATCGTGTTGCGGACAGATATAGGTTTAGTGttagttccaggatcggtatgggttcgtGTTCGGTTCGTGAACCGGTTTGGGTTCAGTGTCAGTCCTAGGACCGTTGTAAGTCCAGTATCAGTTATAGGTAAGTTAATGGCTCATCAAGTAAGGTAATGGTAATCAAATGAAAGGAGATCCATTGCTAGCCATGCAACCGGGCCAAATCAACGGGCAAAttaaaatttgttaaaatagtGCCAACACCATGTTCGAAAACCCTGCATTTTCGATCGATCTGTCAGAATGCGTTTAGATTGCACCGGGTTGAGTTTGGTACTTCACATTTTTCGTCGCCATTTTTGTCGTGGCGGTGCTCGTGCTGTTGTGAAAAGTTTTCAGCAAATTTTACCCACCACCTGTCGTTCTACACCCATCGGTGGCTTTAGTAGATATTTCGGCATTCGTGTTTCCAAATTTGCATTCTCTCCGTGCCGTCTGCCCTCCCGAAAAGTGCCCTTGGCTGTGTGAGCTCCTACCATACCATCCGACACTATCGCTGCGTATATTCGTGTTCGTGCGAAAGGAAGATAAAAAGAACAAGCAGCAACGAGGCCCCCGGGCGGTCGAAAAAGTCACGGAAATCGACGTAAGCGTACAACCGCCGTGTAAAAAgtcacatacacagacacacccgTGCCTCCAAAGCGCATCTCTTGCGAGAGCTGCTTTGCCTCTTCGCTATACAGCGTCAGCTGTTTACTTGCATTTCCGTCGTTTTCTCCCACCcaccagaagaagaagtattTCTTCCAGATTTTTTTGAGGAGTGACCAACATGGCctattagaagaaaaaaacaatgatgCCGCAACGTAAGGAACTAGTTTCACTtcccgtcgccgccgccgccgcagccgtcgtcgtcgctaGCGTCAGCACCCACCGTCGCAGCTGTTGCgctgctaccaccaccaccgctaccCATACCCCCGTTCAGGTCCCTCGAGAAGCGAAGGGCTCTGTGTGCGTTAACGAAGAAGCTTTCGAATTGTCCTACTTGCAAGCTGTAGAGTCAGCCACTTTCCTCCATGGAGAAGAATCGCTACACCAGTCAGAATCTGTCCAAGGGGCAGATTTCTGAGACGAAGAAAGGTCAAGGTcagtgtggttgttgttgttgcgatgCCATATGGGTTGCACGGGTTTATTTACACTTCTTTCCGCTTCCGTTTTAGATGTTTCTGTTAAGTGGCCCCGACAGTCTAAGCGTCGTGGCGAACAGTCGGATAGTGCAAATAATCATCGCAACGGTGCAAGCACCGGTAAAGTACCCAACTCAAACAAGAACCGTAATCAAAGCAACTACAACTACGATGCTAGGCAACGGTCGCAGCGTGTTGGCCGGCCGGCAGATCAGCTTGCGCTCAGCGCTGACGGCGGCGACACCGGGACCAGTGCGCTGGCCGAAGAGCAACCGGCCGCTAGCGGAACCGCCGGACTAGTGCCACCGGCACGGCCGAACACGACGCCCACCGGCGCTCGTGGTGAACTACACTCAGTTTTTACACCAGGCTCGAAAAAGCAAAGCCTGAACCACTTGCTGAACTATCATTACGCACCGCGCGAACGCGACCAGCCGGTACGTTTCACGCGCACGGGCAACTTGCGCAAGCTGACGAACCAATCGCACGGCAGCTATAACAAGGAGCAGTTCCTGCAGGCCAACTGTCAGTTTGTGGTGCGCGCCGGGGAAGACTACGAACCGTTACTATCCGCACCGGATCAGCTGGTGGACTGGGGCAAGGTGGAACAGATCCACGTGCTCAGCTCGGAGGAACCCCAGTGTCCGATCTGTCTGTATCCGCCGGTGGCGGCCAAGATGACCAAATGTGGCCACGTGTACTGCTGGCCGTGCATCCTGCACTATCTGGCACTGTCGGACAAGAGCTGGCGCAAGTGCCCCATCTGCTACGAAGCGATCCATCTGCCGGACCTAAGGTCGGCCGTTTCGAAACCGTTCCACGCGTACGGTACGGGCGAGTACGTAACGCTGCAGCTGATGCGTCGCGAGAAGGGCACCATGAAGGTGGTGGAGGTCAGCGATGAGCTGCCGACGGTGGCGGCCAATCACCGGGTGTTGATTCCGCACTTCGACGCGACCGCAGGGAACAGCATCCTGACGAAGCTGCTGCTAACCGACACCGAGCAGA
Proteins encoded:
- the LOC120955951 gene encoding 3'-5' RNA helicase YTHDC2-like yields the protein MASKGKISVKIEEDIRISIHRQIDLFLQDETQVEFDFPVHLTNQHRAYIHEYVRNKRLKSRSHGKGTNRYLTIYKTSLSDITHGDAVLDLTPESNDILNEIQKECSMFCKPGTSSTKGHPIQLHSINVTSFPPSVPPFPTSSGEILAVRKSLPIAQFHEIILKCIQHNQVIIISGNTGSGKTTQVPQFILEEAAQQNLPCRIICTQPRRISAVTVSERVCVERNEQLGDTVGYQIRLESRAKSTTNALFCTNGVLLRCLMGKHSSKFLKNVTHIIIDEVHERDQYSDFLLIALKDKLSKNAHLKIILMSATIESDTFSKYFNNCPVIEIPGRLFPIETFFLEDILLNVDTSNHNVKDIRKKMMKSFEAQTVERTKPITVNMDDETILLMNDILEVCWIENNPEDFRNFFTLIEEENISIDFQHTETKMTALMIAAAKGYIAIVQKLLEMGADPSIQEKHNYNAFDWACFVHGSSTCSDILKQALNKSGLSVPRTMPLTPHSTKQILDAYHTSVGDDRIDHNLIIDVILHICRKHPEGGILVFLPGFEDIQEQYGLLNSKVSNIHCIRMFMLHSKMQTADQHSVFKPVPSGVRKIILSTNIAETSITMDDVVYVIDSGKVKQKYYDSLTSTSSLAATWISQACATQRAGRAGRTRPGTCFRLYSRMRHSEMDQYTLPEIMRVPLTEICLQTALIIKDESIQEFLNKAITAPSTTSIKQSIKYLQKVGALDDEESVTDLGYTLAELPVDARLGKMLLYGILLKCYEPVLLVVCILSINDLFVIPPFPGDKERAKKVRQDLAENSYSDCYCLLRAYQRWLDARSVQKRKELCNRLFLNHGKLTMVSELRNKLHAHLCSIGVVKSYGPGSVKDLNEFANNWSLVKGILLVGLYPNVSYLEKYSKTMKTRFEKKIFIHPSSVVGGKASKKQKTTDNALCLPSEWITFEEKCKSGRGSMIRCNTVISPITIAIFAGPLSLDDTECITKSDAMEQDHCRIAVDDWINLMAKESVAKSVLHTRRMVHGLFLKFIENPRIHQSDSNERKLLDALGKVLAIEDHTIDVTNQLEYFTKNDKQKEQQHHRHYRRREHYNRF